The Naumovozyma castellii chromosome 4, complete genome genome contains a region encoding:
- the ABP1 gene encoding Abp1p (ancestral locus Anc_6.366), with protein MALEPINCTTHSREIEEQYLKIVRGSDADTTWLIISPNSKKEYFPESTGADFAEFLQSFDETKVQFGLARVSPPGSDVEKLILVGWCPDSAPMKPRASFASNFATVANQVLKGYHIQVTARDEDDLDEDELLSRVSNASGARYSIQTSSGANAKPKPKQHTIPKKQTPPPSKPAVHEKPIVEKFERAAKQNSNEDDWDEPEVEERDFDKQPLKPNQSTYKPVGKIDLQKVIQEENAKEDPRLVHSVANGKIDPKSDIANLKEQSKLKRDAEFNNFLGKSPLPVNEFKKDDDKVIKGFKTEKTPAQLWAEKKAAANKNKAPVEQNREDDEKHDTNEQDDEDEHDVRDLKSKFESMATTTDEPQIIHPKPFSKPTPAREEQEVEPPKKKDIKQFGTPLPGMHTEVSEDEQQNDDNDDDWSDDEDQGNARKPAPLPARNIPPVRANKEEEEEEKKRASPPPPSLPTRNEEPEEEEEEPTPSLPKRNNIARAEPEEEEEEEEEEEEKEEEPTPSLPSRNTEAVPPPPPRRSAEPEKKKEEPWAIAEYDYEAGEDNELTFSENDKIINIEFVDDDWWLGELESSGEKGLFPSNYVSLGN; from the coding sequence ATGGCTTTGGAACCCATCAATTGTACCACCCACTCGAGGGAAATCGAGGAACAGTATTTGAAAATCGTCAGAGGCAGCGACGCAGATACCACATGGTTGATTATTTCACCAAACTCGAAGAAGGAATATTTCCCTGAAAGCACCGGTGCAGACTTTGCCGAATTCTTGCAATCATTCGATGAGACAAAGGTCCAATTTGGGCTTGCTCGTGTCTCACCACCCGGTTCAGACGTTGAGAAATTGATCCTGGTCGGTTGGTGTCCTGATTCGGCACCAATGAAACCAAGAGCTTCATTTGCCTCTAATTTCGCAACTGTGGCTAATCAAGTCTTGAAGGGGTACCATATTCAAGTTACCGCTagagatgaagatgatttggatgaagatgaactTTTGTCCAGAGTCTCCAATGCATCCGGTGCTCGTTATTCCATTCAAACTTCCTCAGGTGCCAATGCTAAACCAAAACCAAAGCAACACACTATACCAAAGAAGCAGACTCCACCACCATCAAAACCAGCGGTTCATGAAAAACCAATCGTGGAAAAGTTTGAAAGAGCCGCCAAGCAAAATAgcaatgaagatgattgGGATGAACCAGAAGTGGAAGAACGTGATTTTGACAAGCAACCATTGAAACCAAATCAATCCACTTATAAACCTGTCGGTAAGATTGATTTACAAAAAGTCATTCAAGAAGAGAACGCTAAGGAGGATCCACGTCTGGTTCACTCCGTTGCTAACGGTAAGATAGATCCTAAATCTGATATAGCTaatttgaaagaacaatcaaaattaaagagaGATGctgaatttaataatttcttagGAAAATCGCCATTACCAGTTAATGAGTTTAAGaaggatgatgataaagTCATCAAAGGGTTCAAGACTGAAAAGACACCTGCACAATTATGGGCTGAAAAGAAAGCTGCTGCAAATAAGAATAAGGCACCTGTAGAACAAAACCgtgaagatgatgaaaaacACGATACTAACGAACAAGATGATGAGGACGAACATGACGTTagagatttgaaatctaaATTCGAAAGTATGGCTACAACAACCGATGAACCACAAATCATTCATCCAAAACCATTCTCCAAGCCAACTCCTGCCAGAGAGGAACAAGAAGTTGAaccaccaaagaagaaggataTTAAACAATTTGGTACTCCACTACCTGGAATGCATACTGAAGTAtctgaagatgaacaacaaaatgatgataacGATGATGACTGGagtgatgatgaggatCAGGGAAATGCAAGGAAGCCAGCTCCATTACCTGCAAGGAATATTCCTCCTGTAAGAGCTAacaaggaagaagaagaagaagaaaaaaagagaGCATCTCCACCACCTCCATCCTTACCTACAAGAAATGAAGAACcggaagaagaagaggaagagcCAACACCATCCCTTCCAAAGAGAAACAATATAGCAAGAGCTGaaccagaagaagaagaagaagaggaagaagaagaagaggaaaaggaagaagaaccAACTCCTTCTCTACCTTCTAGAAACACCGAGGCTGTCCCACCACCTCCACCAAGAAGATCTGCTGAAccagaaaagaagaaggaggAACCATGGGCCATTGCAGAATATGATTATGAAGCAGGTGAGGATAACGAACTGACCTTTAGCGAAAATGACAAGATCataaatattgaatttgttgatgACGATTGGTGGTTAGGAGAACTGGAAAGTTCAGGTGAGAAGGGTTTATTCCCAAGCAATTATGTCTCCCTAGGTAACTAG
- the NCAS0D04750 gene encoding uncharacterized protein produces the protein MRATTIFSALLTSASLVLANVADKNKALAATIDENFHVENSLWDFDEESDNNATMCGSDGLTLTIAESGDSTDLSSDFYIFYGRIEAFVKAGNARSISSEIAFVSGSGAMNDDWRRTLFAIDWDDGEGDEFYTFSTAMNSHKNSTAQWETHYVKSPQTEYHNYTIDWTKEKLTFYVDGRVVRVVPSTATADFPNSPARFFIMHSDEGDLENDDTEIVDRYGGQTDYSKGPFIMNIKNLIVADYSTGSNYSYVPGSNGTLALANGDEIYGRYDQAQKDLAALHQNASLSSSDPASSASSTLSSVTTSANTSTISQSLSTHSTELGSGNGATGGNTVHTNTTSRTSVGSSSSSGTSSSSPSSSTSGAGSATGLSNWLVTFIFVHLFALL, from the coding sequence ATGAGAGCTACAACCATTTTCTCAGCATTGTTGACGTCTGCATCACTTGTGCTGGCTAATGTGGCAGACAAAAATAAGGCGCTGGCCGCTACGATTGACGAAAACTTTCATGTAGAGAACTCGCTATGGGATTTTGATGAGGAGAGTGATAACAACGCCACGATGTGTGGTAGTGATGGATTAACTCTGACAATTGCTGAGAGTGGTGATAGCACAGACTTGTCGTCCGACTTTTACATATTCTATGGTAGGATTGAAGCTTTTGTGAAAGCTGGAAATGCAAGATCCATTTCTTCTGAAATAGCTTTCGTATCTGGGTCGGGTGCCATGAACGATGATTGGCGCCGGACTTTATTTGCTATAGATTGGGATGATGGTGAAGGGGATGAATTTTACACATTTAGTACTGCAATGAATAGTCATAAAAACAGTACCGCTCAGTGGGAAACCCATTATGTGAAGTCACCACAAACTGAGTACCATAATTACACAATCGATTGGACCAAGGAAAAACTGACTTTTTACGTTGATGGGCGAGTAGTAAGAGTAGTTCCAAGTACAGCCACCGCAGATTTTCCTAACTCTCCTGCCAGGTTTTTTATTATGCATTCGGATGAGGGCGATCTTGAGAATGATGATACAGAAATTGTTGATAGGTACGGCGGCCAAACAGATTATTCTAAAGGTCCCTTCATTatgaatattaaaaatCTTATCGTTGCTGACTATTCAACAGGATCAAACTATTCCTATGTTCCTGGGAGCAACGGGACATTGGCTCTGGCAAATGGTGATGAGATATACGGACGGTATGATCAAGCACAGAAGGATTTAGCAGCGTTGCATCAGAATGCATCATTATCTAGTTCCGACCCTGCTTCTTCAGCTTCTAGCACCCTGTCTTCCGTAACTACGTCTGCTAACACTTCAACCATATCGCAAAGCTTATCCACCCATTCTACTGAACTAGGCTCTGGCAATGGCGCAACTGGGGGAAACACTGTCCATACTAATACCACCTCAAGGACCTCGGTTGGATCTTCAAGTTCCTCGGGGACTTCTTCGTCTAGCCCATCATCCTCAACTTCTGGGGCAGGTAGTGCAACTGGTTTGTCAAATTGGTTAGTCACCTTCATCTTTGTCCATCTCTTTGCGCTATTATAA
- the NCAS0D04760 gene encoding uncharacterized protein (ancestral locus Anc_6.365), translating to MVTFNCEVCNDTVPKKNTEKHYYRCPEAYYTCIDCSKTFEDGVSYKQHTSCISEDEKYQKALFKRKKQKPKQQNQNQNQNQKPKVTVEKKVDEKPAKENKKKSEKVEKTKKVQLQAGQSLYKILKNIKDKDDKKKFLKNLVVNENGNLVLQDA from the coding sequence ATGGTCACTTTTAACTGTGAGGTCTGTAACGATACTGTTCCTAAGAAGAATACAGAAAAGCATTACTACCGTTGTCCGGAGGCATATTACACATGTATTGATTGTTCCAAGACCTTTGAAGATGGTGTAAGTTACAAACAGCACACGTCATGTATCAGCGAGGATGAAAAGTATCAAAAGGCATTGTTCAAGAGGAAGAAGCAAAAGCCAAAGCAAcagaatcaaaatcaaaatcaaaatcaaaagcCAAAGGTTACAGTAGAGAAGAAGGTAGACGAAAAACCTGctaaggaaaataaaaagaaatctGAAAAGGTCGAGAAAACGAAGAAAGTACAACTGCAGGCTGGTCAGTCATTAtacaaaattttgaagaatattaaGGACAAAGAtgacaagaagaaattcttaaagaatttaGTTGTTAACGAGAACGGTAACTTGGTCTTACAGGACGCTTAA
- the CSM1 gene encoding Csm1p (ancestral locus Anc_6.364) — protein MDPLTQYKESVKEQSENAELLIAKLIHENSVLTTKNDTYSQEVETLRLQMAKLQEQLKVSEELRKKQAENIEVIKDLFEHLCCVRVHKSYEDDTGLWFDTSQGSNNGVMDYKLGFVKGEESETDVIYVPLLKQRTVEELQTLQNQLPAYMFDTLSFPLKSLSQFYTKLSRCLNKKVVTEANASS, from the coding sequence ATGGATCCGCTAACACAATACAAAGAGTCTGTGAAAGAACAATCGGAGAATGCTGAATTGCTGATAGCCAAACTGATACACGAGAACAGCGTGCTAACCACGAAAAACGATACATACTCACAAGAGGTGGAAACCCTTAGGTTACAGATGGCCAAACTCCAAGAGCAACTAAAAGTATCAGAAGAGCTGCGAAAAAAACAAGCTGAGAACATAGAAGTAATTAAGGACTTGTTTGAACATTTATGCTGCGTGAGAGTACATAAGTCCTACGAAGATGATACGGGACTTTGGTTTGACACTTCTCAGGGATCTAATAATGGAGTCATGGATTATAAACTAGGTTTTGTAAAGGGGGAGGAGTCAGAGACTGATGTTATATATGTCCCACTACTTAAACAGCGAACAGTAGAGGAGTTACAAACGTTACAAAACCAATTACCAGCATACATGTTTGATACATTGAGCTTCCCATTGAAATCACTGAGCCAGTTCTATACCAAGTTGTCAAGATGTTTAAATAAAAAGGTTGTTACAGAAGCCAATGCCTCGTCGTAG
- the TUP1 gene encoding chromatin-silencing transcriptional regulator TUP1 (ancestral locus Anc_6.363), with amino-acid sequence MVANNVNSNGKVEDLLDAVRQEFMQLSQEANSYRLQNQKTYDLKLNQHLAEMQQIRNTVYELELAHRKIKEGYEDEINRLKVELEQKNQQLANFNIQGQLLPVNTANTSAFSNPKVLHPNPPAPIVSSIQQPTTVLPVLNTTTQVQPQGLQGNGEPLQAPQSSLQSPNGQQLAPLSSNPPSETSNSVNNIANAAETLPSIKTSDGNGLPTAAMPASTDLVKSDELSKHVKPIPPFLLNTTTMNVPSEFKKERDEYSLFFNPNLTPTELDVDLLHSLPHDSVVCCVKFSQDGKYLATGCNRTTQIFDVATGELYVKLLDDTVNTAIVTTTTENNETVTTTADLYIRSICFSPDGEFLATGAEDKLIRIWNIKERKIVMVLKGHEQDIYSLDYFPDGQKLVSGSGDRSIRIWDLKTGQCSLTLSIEDGVTTVAVSPNEGKLIAAGSLDRSVRIWDSSTGFLVERLDSDNESGNGHQDSVYSVAFTKDGQHVVSGSLDRTVKLWNLGDTQSGTGKCEVTYIGHKDFVLSVATSNDDKYIFSGSKDRGVIIWDKDSGNPILMLQGHRNSVISVATVNSNVDDGKNYKLFATGSGDCKARIWKYFKMGEVTAKIEDTETKTVTTEQ; translated from the coding sequence ATGGTAGCAAATAACGTCAATTCCAACGGTAAAGTCGAGGATTTACTGGATGCTGTCAGACAGGAATTCATGCAATTATCCCAAGAAGCTAACTCGTATCGTCTGCAGAATCAAAAGACGTACGAtctgaaattgaatcagCATTTGGCCGAGATGCAACAGATTAGAAATACCGTCTATGAACTAGAATTGGCTCATagaaagattaaagaaggATATGAAGACGAAATTAACCGTTTGAAAGTTGAATTGGAACAGAAAAATCAACAATTAGCTAATTTTAACATTCAAGGACAATTACTCCCAGTAAATACCGCAAATACTTCTGCTTTCTCGAACCCAAAGGTTTTGCATCCGAATCCTCCCGCCCCTATCGTGTCCAGTATTCAACAACCAACTACTGTCTTGCCAGTGTTGAATACTACTACTCAAGTACAACCACAGGGTCTGCAGGGCAATGGCGAGCCCTTACAAGCCCCTCAATCTAGCCTGCAATCTCCAAATGGCCAACAATTAGCTCCTTTATCTTCCAATCCTCCAAGTGAAACTTCTAACTCCGTAAATAACATAGCCAATGCCGCAGAAACTTTACCTTCTATTAAGACATCAGATGGTAATGGCTTGCCAACGGCTGCAATGCCAGCTTCTACGGATTTGGTGAAATCAGATGAACTATCGAAACACGTCAAACCAATTCCACcatttcttttgaataCCACCACTATGAATGTACCTTCAGAATTTAAAAAGGAAAGAGATGAATACTCGTTGTTCTTCAATCCAAACTTGACGCCTACTGAATTGGACGTAGATTTATTACACTCCTTACCTCATGATTCTGTCGTTTGCTGTGTGAAATTCAGTCAAGACGGGAAGTATTTGGCTACAGGCTGTAATAGAACCACTCAAATATTCGACGTTGCCACTGGTGAACTATATGTCAAATTGTTAGATGATACAGTAAATACAGCAATTGTAACAACCACCAcggaaaataatgaaacgGTCACAACAACGGCAGATTTATACATTCGTTCCATTTGTTTCTCACCTGATGGTGAATTTTTAGCCACAGGTGCCgaagataaattaattagaATTTGGAACATTAAGGAAAGGAAAATAGTCATGGTATTAAAGGGTCACGAGCAAGATATTTATTCGCTGGATTATTTCCCAGATGGTCAAAAATTGGTCTCAGGTTCAGGCGACAGATCAATTAGAATATGGGATTTGAAAACCGGTCAATGTTCTCTAACTCtatccattgaagatggtgTGACTACTGTAGCTGTATCGCCAAATGAGGGGAAATTAATTGCTGCTGGTTCTTTGGACCGTTCCGTGAGGATATGGGATTCCTCTACAGGATTCTTAGTGGAAAGACTGGATTCAGATAATGAATCAGGTAATGGACATCAGGATTCTGTATATAGTGTGGCGTTCACCAAGGATGGACAACATGTCGTATCAGGGTCATTGGATAGAACTGTTAAATTATGGAATTTGGGAGACACTCAATCTGGGACTGGGAAATGTGAAGTTACATACATTGGTCATAAAGATTTTGTCTTGTCGGTTGCCACAagtaatgatgataaatatatattttcagGTTCCAAAGATCGTGGTGTTATCATTTGGGATAAAGATTCTGGGAATCCAATCTTAATGTTACAAGGTCATAGAAATTCAGTCATTTCCGTCGCTACAGTAAATAGTAATGTTGATGATGGtaaaaattacaaattgTTCGCTACAGGTAGTGGAGATTGTAAGGCaagaatttggaaatattttaaaatggGTGAAGTAACTGCCAAGATTGAAGATACTGAGACGAAAACTGTCACCACTGAACAATAG
- the TRX3 gene encoding Trx3p (ancestral locus Anc_6.359), with amino-acid sequence MFTRQAVFVTKRIPLLSRPVVRLNSTYKSITKLTELKEFQSSISNGSQLSVIDFFATWCNPCKAMIPVISKLIKEHPEVTFYKVDVDESPEIAKHCNVTAMPTFVFAKDGKLLGTVVGANPAALEEQIEELK; translated from the coding sequence ATGTTCACAAGGCAAGCTGTATTTGTTACAAAAAGAATCCCTTTACTTTCCCGTCCCGTGGTGAGATTGAACTCCACTTACAAATCCATCACCAAATTAActgaattaaaggaatttCAATCGTCAATCAGTAATGGATCGCAACTTTCTGTCATTGATTTCTTTGCTACTTGGTGTAACCCATGCAAGGCAATGATTCCAGTGATTTCAAAACTTATTAAGGAACATCCGGAAGTGACATTTTATAAAGTAGACGTTGATGAGAGTCCCGAAATTGCCAAACATTGTAATGTTACTGCTATGCCCACATTTGTATTTGCCAAGGATGGAAAGCTTTTAGGTACCGTAGTAGGTGCCAACCCAGCTGCTTTGGaggaacaaattgaagaattgaaataa
- the AHC2 gene encoding Ahc2p (ancestral locus Anc_6.358), with protein sequence MTISQVTHDSMTEFQAKPVEENIDYAALMHHKLHLERKLEQQRHFTQQLHLLYAELGKSHNYDEFINVLTENRPLLREIFTLEGSKMRNRTLKQKVDVDWSKYGLDISEYICDNEELWGLFEDGLL encoded by the coding sequence ATGACCATTTCACAAGTGACTCATGACTCTATGACCGAATTTCAAGCGAAACCTGTGGAGGAGAACATAGACTATGCAGCATTGATGCATCATAAACTGCATCTAGAGAGGAAGTTGGAACAACAAAGACATTTTACACAACAACTACATCTGCTCTATGCCGAATTGGGAAAGAGCCACAATTACGACGAATTTATCAATGTATTGACCGAGAATAGACCGCTACTCCGTGAAATATTTACCCTAGAGGGTTCCAAGATGAGAAACAGGACGTTGAAGCAGAAAGTGGACGTAGATTGGAGTAAATACGGATTGGATATTTCCGAATACATATGTGACAATGAGGAATTATGGGGCCTCTTTGAAGATGGGTTATTGTAG